From Corynebacterium sp. BD556, the proteins below share one genomic window:
- a CDS encoding DUF6779 domain-containing protein, whose amino-acid sequence MNAEKPSRDNGSLWLVSPFALAVLGTIVMLFTNSANMLKLSLILALWAAAAGIILTSRLRRDRDEAQRALADSDKRHAAELDAAKARGEIAEPAPNMDNEVLREIQSELKALRTQLEEMAGRQFEYEPAALKAQARRIAEIGGAKAEGGLGRATSAGFETVVPETPPAFSNVTVEATANPVANLAEKKDHDGPSAADTARLQPVREAPEPKRRQSRPFGAPTSDAIAGRLGAQPSERAKEHNPLSQLISERQAEVARGRAEQDKPTFAAPTPPAPPATPATPATPANPAPPARPATPAPARPAPAPPATPVPPAPPAPSPAAGEPRRGRRRRDERGDSAVSVADLLARSSKGSE is encoded by the coding sequence ATGAATGCCGAGAAACCGTCTCGTGACAATGGCTCTTTGTGGCTTGTTTCGCCCTTCGCGCTCGCCGTGCTGGGCACCATCGTCATGCTGTTCACCAACTCGGCGAACATGCTGAAACTCTCGCTTATCCTCGCCCTCTGGGCGGCCGCAGCAGGCATCATCTTGACTAGCCGTTTGCGCCGCGACCGCGACGAAGCTCAACGTGCCCTAGCTGACAGTGACAAACGCCACGCCGCGGAACTTGACGCCGCCAAGGCCCGCGGGGAAATCGCTGAGCCTGCACCCAACATGGACAACGAGGTGCTGCGCGAGATCCAGTCCGAGCTCAAGGCGCTGCGCACCCAACTTGAGGAAATGGCGGGACGCCAGTTCGAGTACGAACCGGCTGCCCTTAAAGCGCAGGCCCGCCGCATCGCGGAGATCGGTGGGGCGAAAGCGGAAGGAGGGTTAGGTCGCGCCACCTCCGCCGGTTTCGAAACCGTTGTGCCGGAGACACCCCCTGCCTTTAGCAATGTCACCGTCGAAGCAACTGCGAATCCTGTGGCAAATCTTGCGGAGAAGAAGGACCACGACGGACCTTCCGCCGCCGACACTGCCCGCCTGCAGCCGGTGCGCGAAGCCCCGGAGCCGAAACGTAGGCAGTCGCGTCCCTTCGGCGCCCCGACCTCCGACGCGATCGCCGGACGTTTAGGTGCCCAACCCAGCGAGCGAGCAAAGGAGCACAACCCGCTGTCGCAGCTCATTAGTGAGCGCCAGGCGGAAGTTGCTCGTGGCCGCGCGGAGCAGGACAAGCCGACGTTCGCAGCGCCGACACCCCCGGCACCCCCAGCAACCCCAGCAACCCCAGCAACCCCAGCAAACCCGGCACCCCCGGCACGCCCAGCAACCCCAGCGCCGGCACGCCCGGCCCCGGCACCCCCAGCAACCCCAGTACCTCCGGCACCCCCAGCGCCGAGCCCTGCCGCGGGTGAGCCCCGCCGCGGGCGACGTCGGCGCGACGAGCGCGGCGACAGCGCAGTCTCAGTCGCGGACCTCCTGGCCCGCAGCTCCAAGGGAAGCGAGTAA
- a CDS encoding DUF3180 domain-containing protein, with the protein MTRTNIAALAALGGFCAAATFILVRRYYGVLGSIDVVLSMPLWIIAVVCLFIAYMVKKRREEGKIGLDRTQLNPMMAANFMVFGKACAWAGAVCGGIFTGTFAYVAPRVDMLIAAESDLPGVISGALGAIALAVAGILLERACEVSPPQDGEPVQ; encoded by the coding sequence GTGACACGGACAAACATCGCCGCGCTGGCCGCCCTGGGCGGATTTTGCGCCGCCGCGACGTTCATCCTCGTGCGGCGCTACTACGGAGTTCTGGGCTCCATCGACGTGGTGTTGTCCATGCCGCTGTGGATCATCGCCGTGGTCTGCCTGTTTATCGCCTACATGGTGAAAAAACGCCGCGAGGAAGGCAAAATTGGCCTCGACCGCACCCAGCTCAACCCGATGATGGCGGCGAATTTCATGGTCTTTGGCAAAGCCTGCGCGTGGGCGGGAGCCGTGTGCGGCGGTATCTTCACCGGCACCTTCGCTTACGTGGCCCCGCGGGTGGATATGCTGATCGCCGCCGAGTCGGATCTGCCAGGAGTTATCTCCGGCGCGTTGGGCGCAATTGCGCTCGCCGTGGCCGGTATTTTATTGGAACGCGCCTGTGAGGTGTCCCCACCTCAAGATGGTGAGCCTGTTCAGTAA
- the folK gene encoding 2-amino-4-hydroxy-6-hydroxymethyldihydropteridine diphosphokinase — MRAVLSVGSNMDDSRAHLARVVDNFRSELIAHSSLYATAPWGGVRQPDFLNQTLIVEVDATPKELLARCQRLEKEANRVREVRWGPRTLDVDIITIDGMQSQDPQLTLPHPRAHERAFVLIPWLEIEPEATLGGKPVAQIADKLGHQGVKKL, encoded by the coding sequence ATGCGCGCAGTTTTATCTGTCGGTTCCAACATGGACGACTCCCGCGCGCACCTGGCGCGGGTTGTGGACAATTTTCGCAGCGAGCTCATCGCCCACAGTTCCCTCTACGCCACCGCGCCCTGGGGTGGGGTTAGACAGCCGGACTTTCTCAACCAGACGCTCATTGTTGAGGTTGATGCCACGCCGAAAGAGCTGCTCGCCCGCTGCCAGCGCCTTGAAAAGGAAGCGAACCGGGTGCGCGAGGTGCGCTGGGGCCCACGAACACTTGATGTGGACATCATCACCATCGACGGGATGCAATCGCAGGACCCGCAGCTCACTTTGCCCCACCCGAGGGCTCATGAGCGGGCGTTCGTGCTCATTCCCTGGCTCGAAATTGAGCCGGAGGCGACACTTGGAGGAAAGCCAGTAGCGCAGATCGCGGATAAGCTTGGGCACCAAGGAGTGAAGAAGCTGTGA
- the folB gene encoding dihydroneopterin aldolase translates to MADRIELKGLQFHANHGVLAHETEHGQAFSLDIVCWLDFADAAAHDDLGATVNYAEIAALAYAIATATPRQLIETVVSEIADELIKRYEVLHAVEITLHKPHAPIPFVFDDVAVVARRSRTRHTGR, encoded by the coding sequence ATGGCTGATCGCATCGAACTCAAAGGACTGCAATTCCACGCCAACCACGGCGTGCTTGCCCACGAAACTGAGCACGGGCAGGCCTTCTCACTCGACATTGTGTGCTGGCTCGACTTCGCGGACGCTGCCGCACACGACGATTTAGGCGCCACCGTCAACTACGCGGAGATCGCCGCGCTCGCCTACGCCATCGCCACAGCAACCCCGCGCCAACTTATCGAAACAGTGGTGAGCGAGATCGCCGATGAGCTCATCAAACGCTACGAGGTTTTGCACGCAGTGGAGATCACTTTGCATAAGCCCCACGCGCCGATTCCGTTCGTCTTTGATGACGTCGCCGTGGTCGCCCGCCGCAGCCGCACACGCCACACGGGGAGGTAG
- the folP gene encoding dihydropteroate synthase — MTTLAELTVPGRTTVMGIVNITADSFSDGGKWLSVDKALEHARKLVEHGADIIDVGAESTRPGATRVPAEVEAQRIRPVIEGLSAEGIRTSIDTMRASTAMVAAEAGVDLINDVSGGLADANMYRVMAETNLPVCLMHWRAQVFGDAAGTADHGGDVVADVHKVLSELVANAVNAGVHPDQITVDPGLGFAKTAADNWALLAALPEFVAGDHPVLVGASRKRFLTAIRHNRGLAHTPVDADPATAAVTALSAQAGAWCVRVHEVAVSRDAVDVVAHWKQAEAR, encoded by the coding sequence ATGACCACGCTGGCAGAGCTAACAGTTCCGGGGCGCACGACGGTGATGGGCATAGTCAACATCACCGCGGATTCCTTTTCTGACGGCGGCAAATGGCTCAGCGTGGACAAGGCGCTAGAGCACGCCCGCAAACTCGTGGAGCACGGCGCGGACATTATCGACGTTGGCGCTGAATCGACCCGGCCCGGGGCAACGCGTGTGCCCGCCGAGGTGGAAGCGCAACGCATCCGTCCGGTCATTGAGGGGCTCAGCGCCGAAGGGATCCGCACATCCATCGACACCATGCGCGCCTCGACCGCAATGGTCGCCGCAGAGGCCGGGGTCGATCTGATCAACGACGTCTCAGGTGGGCTTGCCGACGCCAACATGTACCGCGTCATGGCCGAAACCAACCTTCCGGTGTGCCTTATGCATTGGCGTGCGCAGGTTTTCGGTGACGCTGCCGGCACCGCCGACCACGGAGGTGACGTGGTCGCAGACGTACACAAGGTGTTGAGCGAACTTGTCGCAAACGCTGTCAACGCGGGAGTCCACCCGGACCAAATCACGGTGGATCCGGGGTTGGGTTTTGCAAAAACCGCCGCTGATAATTGGGCGCTGCTTGCAGCACTTCCCGAGTTCGTCGCTGGTGATCATCCGGTGTTGGTGGGCGCGTCGCGCAAACGCTTCCTTACCGCCATCCGCCACAACCGCGGTCTGGCGCACACGCCTGTCGACGCCGACCCCGCCACCGCCGCCGTCACAGCCCTGTCTGCCCAGGCTGGGGCGTGGTGCGTGCGCGTCCATGAAGTTGCCGTTTCGCGCGACGCCGTCGATGTGGTGGCCCACTGGAAGCAAGCGGAGGCACGCTGA
- the folE gene encoding GTP cyclohydrolase I FolE → MTHTPSFDRERAEAAVRELLIAVGEDPDREGLTETPARVARAYEEIFAGLHQDPTEVLDKSFAEDHSELVLVRDIPIYSTCEHHLVPFYGKAHIGYIPGAEGKVTGLSKLARLADLYAKRPQVQERLTSQVADALVNKLGAQAVIVVIECEHLCMAMRGIRKPGAVTTTSAVRGGFKTNAASRAEVMSLIRN, encoded by the coding sequence ATGACGCACACGCCTAGCTTCGACCGGGAGCGCGCCGAAGCCGCAGTGCGGGAACTGCTCATCGCGGTCGGCGAGGACCCAGACCGCGAAGGCTTAACTGAAACGCCTGCGCGGGTGGCACGCGCCTACGAGGAAATCTTTGCTGGGCTGCACCAAGACCCGACCGAGGTGTTGGATAAAAGCTTCGCGGAAGACCACAGCGAACTCGTGCTGGTGCGCGACATCCCGATCTATTCCACGTGCGAACACCATTTGGTGCCTTTCTACGGCAAGGCCCACATCGGCTACATTCCCGGCGCGGAAGGCAAGGTCACCGGGTTGTCCAAGCTGGCGCGTCTAGCGGACCTTTACGCCAAACGCCCCCAGGTGCAAGAGCGGTTGACCAGCCAGGTCGCTGACGCGCTCGTTAATAAGCTCGGCGCCCAAGCCGTGATTGTGGTCATTGAGTGCGAGCACCTCTGCATGGCCATGCGCGGCATCCGGAAACCGGGGGCCGTGACCACGACTTCGGCGGTGCGCGGCGGGTTTAAGACGAACGCTGCTTCTCGTGCCGAAGTGATGAGCCTGATCCGGAACTGA
- the ftsH gene encoding ATP-dependent zinc metalloprotease FtsH — translation MDNKKVMRWGLIGAIVLIVLYLFTLIGDDTRAYQKVDTSVAIEQLNEGNAETVQIDDREQRVRIDLREPITVKQREGVEAVMAEYPARTTPDIFSAVQQSGADTYKTNVTQENFLLSMLGFMLPMLLVFGLLFFFMYRMQAGGGMFGIGGSKAKQLTKDNPTNTFADVAGADEAVDELQEVVDFLQDPAIYEELGAKIPRGVLLYGPPGTGKTLIARAVAGEAGVAFYTISGSDFVEMFVGVGASRVRDLFKQARENSPCIIFVDEIDAVGRQRGSGMGGGHDEREQTLNQLLVEMDGFGDREGVILIAATNRPDILDPALLRPGRFDRQIPVTNPDLKGRQQILKVHAKGKPLGSDADLDALAKRTAGMSGADLANVLNEAALLTARIGGNVITADALEEATDRVIGGPRRSSKIISEKEKKVTAYHEGGHTLSAWALKDIERVYKVTILARGRTGGHAMTAQEDDKGMYNRDELFARLVFAMGGRAAEELVFGEATTGASADIEQATKIARAMVTEYGMSSVLGTVKYGTENGDPFSGRGGGGSLDYSPAVAETIDREVHELVDAAHERAYTILAEHRDYLDLLAEKLLEKETLRRPDLEDIFDGIEPQPAGLPDLDTRFPAQADRTPVMTPVELAQARGEEPPKRVSLLEMSRAARKQRMADRETAEKNGETTEATRWRSGKHSRPEEEKSRYGGPKPPADWTYRGSEGQTRTLEPLTRKEEHPGMRNYAQPEKNTTPTADKPTPDEELIGFRLPENEQPSRKEGPSDYPTSEIPQVDAADVAKPDSEEQ, via the coding sequence ATGGACAACAAAAAAGTAATGCGGTGGGGCCTCATCGGCGCCATCGTCCTCATCGTTCTCTACCTCTTTACCCTCATTGGGGATGACACCCGCGCCTACCAGAAGGTAGACACCTCCGTCGCCATCGAGCAGCTCAACGAAGGCAACGCCGAGACCGTCCAAATCGATGACCGTGAACAGCGCGTTCGCATAGACCTGCGCGAGCCAATCACAGTCAAGCAACGCGAGGGCGTCGAAGCGGTCATGGCCGAGTACCCAGCCCGCACCACCCCCGACATCTTTTCGGCGGTGCAACAATCGGGTGCAGACACATACAAAACCAACGTGACCCAGGAGAACTTCCTGCTGTCCATGTTGGGCTTCATGCTGCCGATGCTGCTGGTTTTCGGCCTGCTGTTTTTCTTCATGTACCGCATGCAGGCCGGCGGCGGCATGTTCGGCATCGGCGGCTCCAAAGCCAAGCAACTGACCAAGGACAACCCGACCAACACCTTCGCGGATGTGGCGGGCGCCGATGAGGCCGTCGACGAACTGCAAGAGGTCGTTGACTTCCTGCAGGACCCGGCGATCTACGAGGAACTCGGCGCGAAGATCCCGCGCGGCGTGTTGCTCTACGGGCCGCCCGGCACCGGTAAAACGCTGATCGCCCGCGCTGTCGCCGGGGAGGCAGGAGTGGCGTTTTACACCATCTCCGGCTCGGACTTCGTGGAAATGTTCGTCGGCGTCGGCGCCTCCCGCGTACGCGACTTATTCAAGCAGGCGCGCGAGAACTCACCCTGCATCATCTTCGTCGACGAGATCGACGCTGTGGGCCGCCAGCGAGGCTCCGGCATGGGCGGCGGACACGACGAGCGCGAACAAACCCTCAATCAGCTCCTTGTGGAGATGGACGGCTTCGGCGACCGTGAAGGGGTCATCCTCATTGCGGCTACTAACCGGCCAGACATCCTCGACCCGGCGCTGCTGCGCCCGGGCCGATTCGACCGCCAGATCCCGGTGACTAACCCGGACCTGAAGGGCCGCCAGCAAATCCTGAAAGTGCACGCCAAGGGCAAACCCTTGGGCTCGGACGCCGACCTCGATGCGTTGGCGAAGCGCACCGCCGGCATGTCCGGCGCTGATTTGGCGAACGTGCTCAACGAGGCTGCGCTGCTTACCGCGCGCATCGGCGGCAACGTCATTACAGCCGATGCGCTTGAGGAGGCGACTGATCGTGTCATCGGCGGGCCGCGGCGCAGCTCGAAGATCATCTCCGAGAAGGAAAAGAAGGTCACCGCGTACCACGAAGGTGGCCACACTTTGTCGGCGTGGGCGCTCAAAGACATCGAGCGGGTCTACAAAGTCACCATCCTCGCCCGCGGCCGCACCGGCGGCCACGCCATGACAGCGCAGGAAGACGACAAGGGTATGTACAACCGCGACGAGCTTTTCGCCCGTCTCGTCTTCGCTATGGGTGGCCGCGCCGCTGAGGAACTGGTCTTTGGTGAAGCCACCACGGGCGCTAGCGCCGACATTGAGCAGGCCACGAAGATCGCCCGCGCCATGGTCACTGAGTACGGCATGTCGAGCGTGTTGGGCACCGTGAAGTACGGCACTGAAAACGGCGACCCCTTCTCCGGCCGCGGCGGGGGAGGCTCCCTCGACTATTCGCCGGCGGTTGCCGAAACGATCGACCGGGAGGTGCATGAGCTTGTTGACGCCGCCCACGAGCGGGCCTACACCATTCTCGCTGAGCACCGTGACTACCTGGATCTTCTGGCGGAGAAACTGCTGGAAAAAGAGACGCTGCGTCGGCCAGATTTGGAGGACATCTTCGACGGTATCGAACCGCAGCCCGCTGGCCTGCCCGATCTGGACACCCGCTTCCCAGCCCAGGCTGACCGCACACCAGTGATGACCCCCGTGGAGCTGGCGCAGGCGCGCGGGGAAGAACCGCCCAAGCGTGTCTCGCTGCTGGAAATGTCGCGTGCCGCCCGCAAGCAGCGCATGGCTGACCGAGAAACCGCGGAAAAGAACGGAGAAACAACTGAGGCAACCAGGTGGCGCTCCGGCAAGCACAGCCGCCCCGAGGAGGAAAAGTCGCGCTACGGAGGGCCGAAACCCCCAGCCGACTGGACCTATCGGGGCAGCGAAGGCCAAACCCGCACCCTCGAACCGCTGACGCGCAAAGAGGAGCATCCAGGCATGCGCAACTACGCACAGCCGGAGAAAAACACCACCCCAACGGCGGATAAACCCACGCCCGACGAGGAGCTGATCGGTTTCCGGCTGCCGGAAAACGAGCAGCCCAGCCGCAAGGAGGGCCCTTCGGACTACCCCACATCGGAGATTCCGCAGGTCGACGCGGCGGACGTCGCAAAGCCAGACAGCGAGGAGCAATGA
- the hpt gene encoding hypoxanthine phosphoribosyltransferase — protein sequence MHSTKDFDVPTNRYGDDIEAILISEDQLQARIQELADMVSEKYKDSERDLILVCVLKGAVFFLTDFARKLSIPCQLEFMAVSSYGSSTTSSGVVRILKDLDKDIQDRDVLIVEDIIDSGLTLSWLMKNLRGRQPRSLNVITLLRKPEVQTANVDLMDVGFNIPHEFVIGYGLDYAERYRDLPYVGTLHPRVYGGEDKEPEPTPEPGPEPTEI from the coding sequence ATGCACAGCACCAAAGACTTCGATGTCCCCACCAACCGTTACGGCGACGACATCGAGGCGATCTTGATCTCGGAAGATCAGTTGCAGGCTCGCATCCAAGAGTTAGCGGACATGGTTTCTGAAAAATACAAGGACTCGGAGCGCGATCTGATCCTCGTGTGCGTGCTTAAGGGCGCGGTGTTTTTCCTCACCGACTTCGCACGCAAGCTATCCATCCCGTGCCAGCTTGAGTTTATGGCCGTGTCCTCCTACGGCAGCTCCACCACCAGCTCCGGTGTGGTGCGCATCCTCAAAGACTTAGACAAAGACATCCAAGACCGCGATGTACTCATCGTCGAAGACATCATCGACTCAGGCCTTACCTTGTCCTGGCTGATGAAAAACCTGCGGGGGCGTCAGCCGCGCTCCCTCAATGTCATCACCTTGTTGCGCAAGCCGGAGGTGCAAACCGCTAACGTCGATTTGATGGACGTCGGGTTTAACATTCCTCATGAGTTCGTCATCGGCTACGGCCTCGACTACGCCGAACGCTACCGCGATCTGCCCTACGTCGGCACGCTTCACCCGCGCGTCTACGGTGGCGAGGACAAGGAACCGGAGCCGACTCCCGAACCCGGACCGGAACCCACCGAAATCTAG
- the tilS gene encoding tRNA lysidine(34) synthetase TilS, translated as MEPFWPRRSPHFLACRRAVRPFDGPAVIGLSGGADSLALVAAAAAERKDVSAVVVDHQLQPGSAEVAKRAAQQARSLGVEADIVTVEVGSGNVEAAARTARYRALHSFGHDVWVAHTADDQAETLLLGALRGNPAAMLPRSGRLMRPFLNVRRADTEGACREIGMQWWDDPMNEDEAYRRVGVRRQAIPLLSELVGGDCVPALAHTAERIARAQEIVDAYAAAEKTVHCAQLANLPEVVRRTRVHAWLLEHGATANRAQLESIDRLIIAWRGQTGVDLANGVQVIRRDGELAIVRRK; from the coding sequence GTGGAACCTTTCTGGCCGCGCCGCAGCCCGCATTTTCTCGCCTGTCGACGCGCCGTGCGCCCCTTCGACGGCCCCGCCGTCATCGGGCTGTCCGGGGGAGCGGACTCCCTCGCCCTCGTCGCCGCGGCGGCAGCGGAGCGCAAAGACGTCTCCGCCGTCGTGGTTGACCACCAACTACAGCCCGGCTCCGCAGAGGTGGCCAAGCGGGCCGCGCAGCAGGCCCGCAGCCTCGGGGTGGAGGCAGACATTGTTACCGTCGAGGTTGGTTCCGGCAATGTTGAAGCCGCCGCCCGCACAGCCCGCTACCGCGCACTGCACTCCTTCGGCCACGACGTGTGGGTGGCGCACACCGCCGACGACCAAGCAGAAACACTGCTGCTTGGAGCGCTGCGCGGCAACCCCGCCGCAATGTTGCCCCGCAGCGGTCGCCTGATGCGCCCATTTCTCAACGTGCGGCGCGCCGACACCGAGGGGGCATGCCGGGAAATTGGGATGCAGTGGTGGGACGACCCGATGAACGAAGATGAAGCGTATCGGCGGGTGGGGGTGCGTCGACAAGCGATTCCCCTGCTGAGCGAACTTGTCGGCGGCGACTGTGTGCCCGCGCTCGCGCACACCGCCGAGCGCATCGCGCGCGCACAAGAAATCGTCGATGCTTACGCCGCGGCGGAGAAAACCGTGCACTGCGCGCAACTGGCAAACCTGCCAGAAGTGGTGCGACGCACCCGCGTACACGCCTGGCTGCTTGAGCACGGCGCCACCGCCAACCGCGCCCAACTCGAATCCATTGACCGGCTCATCATCGCCTGGCGCGGACAGACAGGCGTGGACCTTGCCAACGGGGTGCAGGTAATCCGCAGAGACGGCGAGCTAGCTATCGTCCGCAGAAAATGA
- the dacB gene encoding D-alanyl-D-alanine carboxypeptidase/D-alanyl-D-alanine endopeptidase, whose protein sequence is MKVWTWLAGALVLAATTGVAGVGVVAQQQRAALHHEPAYEMNAPDTVVEPASPAPVDAAARDAAIAAFADNPDLGTFHARISSADTGEVIYDRMSAEPLRPASSTKVLTAAAALLALGATDTITTEVVAGTNPGEVVIKAAGDVWFSHETIEKLAAQIGQASAVYVDTSVWPGETMLPGWDPQDIDGGYIAPLEPVMLGGGRIGADEGDVPRSHTPALDVAQALADRLGADTVGYAPASADAEVLATTESEDLTTRLHTMMKNSDNVMAEAIGREVAQHRGTTSPQATLDVLAEHGYDLSNVTLTDSSGLSTLNLIPPRLLDQLLVDAARHRDLRPLIATLPVAFAEGTLAERYEDLSGRGWVRAKTGTLDGTSALVGTVTSESGNVYTFALMSNGSDILSARRAMDELASALREF, encoded by the coding sequence ATGAAAGTATGGACATGGTTAGCGGGTGCTCTCGTACTCGCCGCAACAACCGGGGTTGCCGGTGTCGGCGTGGTTGCCCAACAGCAACGCGCGGCCCTCCACCACGAGCCTGCCTACGAAATGAACGCCCCGGACACCGTGGTTGAACCTGCCAGCCCCGCGCCTGTCGACGCCGCCGCCCGCGACGCCGCCATCGCCGCTTTCGCCGACAACCCCGATCTGGGTACCTTCCACGCCCGCATCTCATCGGCTGATACCGGCGAAGTTATCTACGACCGGATGTCTGCCGAGCCGCTGCGACCCGCGTCCTCGACGAAGGTGCTCACCGCTGCCGCGGCACTTCTTGCCCTCGGCGCTACGGACACCATCACCACCGAGGTCGTCGCAGGTACAAACCCCGGCGAAGTGGTGATTAAGGCAGCAGGAGATGTGTGGTTTTCCCACGAGACCATTGAAAAACTTGCCGCCCAGATCGGCCAGGCGAGCGCAGTTTACGTGGACACGTCCGTCTGGCCGGGCGAAACCATGTTGCCGGGCTGGGACCCGCAAGACATTGACGGCGGATACATCGCCCCGCTGGAGCCGGTGATGTTGGGCGGTGGACGCATCGGCGCCGACGAGGGCGATGTGCCCCGTTCCCACACCCCGGCCCTCGACGTGGCGCAGGCACTGGCTGACCGCCTCGGCGCCGACACCGTCGGTTATGCCCCTGCTTCGGCAGATGCCGAGGTGCTGGCCACCACCGAGTCGGAGGATCTGACCACGAGGCTTCACACCATGATGAAAAACTCCGACAATGTCATGGCCGAAGCCATCGGCCGTGAAGTGGCTCAACACCGCGGGACAACCAGCCCGCAGGCCACCTTGGATGTGCTTGCCGAGCACGGATATGACCTGAGTAACGTCACGCTCACGGATTCCTCCGGCCTGTCCACGTTGAACCTCATCCCGCCGCGGCTTTTAGACCAACTGCTTGTCGACGCCGCCCGGCACCGCGACCTGCGCCCCCTCATTGCCACGCTGCCTGTAGCCTTCGCGGAAGGCACGTTGGCCGAACGCTACGAGGACTTGTCTGGGCGCGGTTGGGTGCGCGCCAAAACCGGCACTCTCGACGGCACCTCCGCCCTGGTAGGTACGGTGACCAGCGAATCCGGCAACGTCTACACCTTCGCCTTGATGTCTAACGGCAGCGACATCCTCTCTGCGCGAAGGGCGATGGACGAGCTGGCCTCAGCGCTGCGGGAGTTTTAA
- a CDS encoding inorganic diphosphatase, with amino-acid sequence MAIEVTIEIPKGSRNKYEVDHESGKVYLDRYLFTPMAYPADYGFIDHSLADDGDPLDALVITPEPVFPGVIVHARPIGVFKMTDEAGGDDKLLCVIDDVRYEHYQDIDDVDQFTKDEIEHFFVHYKDLEPNKEVAAAGWGDRTEAERILQESLDNYKNTAH; translated from the coding sequence ATGGCTATTGAGGTCACCATCGAGATCCCGAAGGGTTCCCGCAACAAGTACGAGGTCGACCACGAGTCCGGCAAGGTCTACCTTGACCGCTACCTGTTCACCCCGATGGCTTACCCGGCTGACTACGGCTTCATCGACCACTCGCTTGCCGACGACGGCGATCCCCTCGACGCCCTCGTCATCACTCCGGAGCCGGTCTTTCCGGGCGTTATCGTCCACGCGCGCCCAATCGGTGTGTTCAAAATGACCGACGAGGCCGGCGGCGACGACAAACTGCTGTGCGTCATCGACGATGTGCGCTACGAGCACTACCAGGACATTGACGATGTTGACCAGTTCACCAAAGACGAAATTGAGCACTTCTTCGTCCACTACAAGGACTTGGAGCCGAACAAGGAAGTCGCCGCCGCAGGCTGGGGCGACCGCACAGAGGCGGAACGCATCCTGCAGGAATCCCTGGACAACTACAAAAACACCGCGCACTAA
- a CDS encoding rhodanese-like domain-containing protein → MKPIKTTEVPSDAQLIDVREPDEFSIIHAKNAVNIPLSELTTRHQEIDQQRDIYLICQSGGRSTQACEYLENALGWDPERIINVEGGTGAWLDAGLPTS, encoded by the coding sequence ATGAAGCCAATTAAAACCACCGAAGTTCCCTCCGACGCCCAGCTCATCGACGTCCGCGAACCCGATGAGTTCAGCATTATCCACGCGAAAAACGCAGTCAACATTCCCCTCAGCGAGCTCACCACTCGCCACCAGGAAATCGACCAGCAGCGCGACATTTACCTAATCTGCCAGTCTGGCGGACGCTCCACACAAGCCTGCGAGTACTTAGAAAACGCGCTCGGCTGGGACCCCGAACGCATTATCAACGTCGAAGGCGGCACCGGCGCCTGGCTCGACGCGGGACTGCCCACCAGTTAA
- a CDS encoding MarR family winged helix-turn-helix transcriptional regulator, which yields MPNTPDLPSALTKSPSFQIERVRRHTKDEVERTLAAAKTTMREFWILTCVAEKPFSQTQLSSLLAIDASDMVRLIDSLENHGWVTRDRDPKDRRRQIVTPTKKGTKAQADLAIKVGEAEERALDASSQKQLKSLKKLSKAVVQDSE from the coding sequence ATGCCCAACACCCCCGACCTGCCCTCTGCGTTGACCAAGTCGCCCTCCTTTCAAATCGAGCGCGTTCGGCGCCATACGAAAGACGAGGTCGAGCGCACCCTTGCGGCGGCAAAAACCACCATGCGCGAGTTTTGGATCCTTACGTGCGTTGCGGAAAAGCCTTTTTCACAGACCCAGCTTTCGTCGCTTTTAGCGATCGACGCCTCCGACATGGTGCGCCTGATCGATTCGCTAGAAAACCACGGGTGGGTAACGCGCGACCGCGACCCGAAGGATCGACGTCGGCAGATTGTCACGCCCACAAAGAAGGGCACCAAGGCCCAGGCAGATTTGGCCATCAAGGTGGGCGAGGCGGAGGAGCGGGCCCTCGATGCCAGCTCGCAAAAGCAGCTCAAGAGCCTCAAGAAGCTGTCCAAGGCGGTTGTGCAGGACAGCGAGTAA